From the uncultured Trichococcus sp. genome, one window contains:
- a CDS encoding PTS sugar transporter subunit IIA, with product MEYSDLFDSKLIKLNQEFESQRELFEYVSDILEEENYTEDTFFDAIREREKVFPTGLQTDMVNLAIPHTDVLHVKRPFIFVVTLNKPIKFIQMGTFDEWVDIDTVFVLGIKEPQEQVGLLSNIMTQFRNKYFIDAFNGIVNISKMEELLKNEFGSVEV from the coding sequence ATGGAATATTCCGATTTATTTGATAGTAAGCTAATAAAATTGAATCAGGAATTTGAATCACAAAGAGAATTATTCGAATATGTTAGTGACATACTCGAGGAAGAGAACTACACAGAAGATACTTTCTTTGACGCTATTAGGGAAAGAGAGAAAGTTTTCCCTACCGGTCTGCAAACAGATATGGTGAATTTAGCTATTCCACATACAGATGTGCTCCATGTCAAAAGACCCTTCATATTCGTAGTGACGTTAAACAAGCCAATCAAATTCATACAAATGGGAACATTTGATGAATGGGTGGATATCGACACAGTGTTTGTCTTAGGAATCAAAGAACCGCAAGAGCAAGTAGGTTTATTATCAAATATCATGACGCAGTTCAGGAACAAGTATTTCATTGACGCCTTTAATGGCATTGTGAATATTTCAAAAATGGAAGAGTTACTAAAAAATGAATTTGGGAGTGTTGAAGTATGA
- a CDS encoding PRD domain-containing protein: MIKTHSLDVMSYFLTSEEVTLSSLMKAFTMSEQEVDDELDHINSLLGDAVIVRKRNHLYLTEEGVNVTYQYVLKKNQKLYSFYSPKIRKTLILIKLLIGEGYNPLQEMADYVYVSKNTALADIKELKSDISESVEIKYSRSCGYNIQGNEFEVRNTLADSIQTLLKIPAGKFILFEKGIMEKDEIFHLRKRLEKIEIELGIFFSDEVLDALPYLLMGTILRSKFSNQNLDFSDITHDIKGTKEYPRIKSIFWSYPFLSEMDLKYLTLQVLSSSIIDFKEEVSHYNELNIEELVCGLIKSIEENMAINFPKFLDLKKRLSMHIKPAIYRLKLGLHVYNPLTGQFMEKHNSIYMVVKKALRLFEDELSITFTDDEITLIAMIFLGEIYQTCEDKLQPVFTAVVLCRSGTSISKLLLGILKEEFPKIKFIDVYSLRKFEAQPPDVDFIFSTIPIHTDIVNFLVPSLLDELSRFRLRKQVEEAIESDASKQAKEIMAYLAELIPKDKMALISGKVEGFFEDKKLPIPLQEKDADLLKDSSQITIINENIPWNEIIDLAFHEMGNRQSITNDYMEECKKIFYDSYETMMIGPNVFLPHAAPDRGVIEADVQILILKNTIHAPNGSEMEIVVALAPCRNNEHVPWLLKLNDTFLNNEQKNRIMKSNDTEEVLDIFKERVR, encoded by the coding sequence ATGATCAAAACACATTCGCTGGATGTGATGTCTTATTTCTTAACTAGTGAAGAAGTAACATTAAGCAGCTTAATGAAGGCGTTTACCATGAGCGAACAAGAAGTAGATGACGAACTAGACCATATTAACTCTTTATTGGGTGATGCTGTCATTGTTCGTAAAAGAAATCATTTATATTTGACTGAAGAGGGAGTCAATGTAACTTATCAATATGTTTTGAAAAAGAATCAAAAACTATATTCCTTCTACAGCCCGAAAATAAGGAAGACGCTTATTCTCATTAAGCTACTGATTGGCGAAGGATATAACCCTCTTCAGGAAATGGCAGACTATGTGTATGTGAGCAAAAATACGGCATTGGCGGATATAAAAGAATTGAAAAGTGACATTTCTGAGAGTGTAGAAATTAAATACTCCAGAAGCTGCGGCTATAATATCCAAGGCAATGAATTTGAGGTACGGAATACACTGGCGGATTCTATCCAAACGTTACTGAAAATACCCGCTGGAAAATTCATATTGTTTGAAAAGGGCATTATGGAGAAGGATGAAATATTCCATTTAAGAAAAAGGTTGGAGAAGATTGAAATCGAGCTAGGAATATTTTTTTCAGACGAGGTTTTGGATGCGCTGCCATATTTACTTATGGGAACGATCCTAAGATCTAAGTTCAGCAATCAAAACTTGGATTTCTCTGATATTACACACGACATAAAAGGAACCAAAGAGTATCCGAGGATCAAATCAATATTTTGGAGCTACCCATTCCTGTCTGAAATGGATTTAAAGTATCTGACACTACAAGTATTGTCATCCAGTATCATCGATTTTAAGGAAGAGGTCAGTCATTACAATGAACTAAATATTGAAGAACTCGTTTGTGGATTAATAAAATCTATTGAGGAAAACATGGCAATCAACTTTCCGAAATTTCTTGATCTCAAGAAAAGATTATCGATGCACATAAAACCGGCTATATACCGCCTGAAACTAGGGCTTCACGTTTACAATCCATTGACTGGACAATTTATGGAAAAACATAACTCCATTTATATGGTTGTAAAAAAAGCCTTGCGGTTATTCGAAGATGAATTAAGTATTACATTTACAGATGATGAAATCACCCTAATTGCCATGATTTTTTTGGGAGAAATTTATCAAACCTGTGAAGATAAACTTCAACCCGTATTTACTGCGGTGGTCCTATGCAGGAGCGGGACATCCATATCAAAACTGTTGCTCGGTATCTTAAAAGAAGAGTTTCCGAAAATAAAATTTATTGATGTCTATTCTCTAAGAAAATTTGAGGCACAACCACCGGATGTTGATTTTATTTTCTCGACAATCCCTATCCATACGGACATAGTGAATTTTTTAGTCCCCTCTCTGCTTGATGAATTATCGCGGTTTAGATTAAGGAAGCAAGTAGAAGAGGCCATTGAATCAGATGCATCTAAACAAGCGAAGGAAATAATGGCGTATTTAGCGGAACTTATTCCAAAAGATAAAATGGCTCTGATTTCCGGGAAAGTAGAAGGATTTTTTGAGGATAAAAAATTACCGATCCCCTTACAAGAAAAAGATGCGGATTTGTTGAAAGATTCGTCCCAAATAACCATTATTAATGAGAATATTCCATGGAATGAAATCATCGATTTAGCTTTTCATGAGATGGGCAACAGACAATCAATTACGAATGATTATATGGAAGAATGTAAAAAGATCTTTTATGACTCCTATGAAACGATGATGATCGGTCCTAATGTGTTTTTGCCGCATGCAGCGCCGGACAGAGGCGTCATTGAAGCGGATGTACAGATACTTATCCTGAAAAATACTATACATGCGCCTAATGGATCAGAGATGGAAATAGTTGTAGCACTCGCTCCATGCAGAAATAACGAGCATGTGCCATGGCTATTAAAGCTGAATGATACCTTTTTAAACAACGAACAAAAAAATAGGATAATGAAATCCAATGATACAGAAGAAGTGTTGGATATATTTAAAGAGAGGGTGAGGTAG
- a CDS encoding PTS sugar transporter subunit IIB yields the protein MKRVIVACGSGVATSQTVASKVKRILTEKKINAVVDAVDIKSLDQYVKQSDVYISITKPTKTYNIPTLNGIAFLTGMGIEAETQKLVDALK from the coding sequence ATGAAAAGAGTAATCGTAGCGTGTGGCAGTGGTGTAGCAACAAGTCAAACAGTAGCCTCAAAAGTGAAACGCATACTGACTGAGAAGAAAATTAATGCAGTCGTAGATGCCGTAGATATTAAATCATTGGATCAATATGTTAAGCAAAGCGATGTTTACATTTCCATTACGAAGCCAACGAAAACATATAATATTCCAACTTTAAATGGAATCGCATTTCTAACCGGCATGGGAATTGAGGCAGAAACACAGAAATTAGTCGATGCCTTGAAGTAA
- a CDS encoding PTS transporter subunit IIC, producing METLQQIIQNVLNLGSAVFIPALMILIGLLVKMKSKDAISAGITLGVAFIGMNLVIGFMMSSLTPAAQALAERTGISLTVIDGGWTSMATLSWAWPYAFLMFPLQLLINGIMLAVNKTKTLNVDLWNVWGKIFTAVLIVGVTNNLYLAFIGAAITIVLELLYSDINQPEIERLTGIPGVTVSHGMMMLGALLMPFDLLLRKIPAFNKEMDATMLKEKIGMFGENHVMGFIIGFVLALAGGYSVGAALMLGMQAATAMTLFPMVSKLFMQALSPISEAMSDFMKNRFKDREMFIGLDWPILAGSSEVWVIMILMVPVTLLFAFILPGNAVLPFAGILNVGMVAPALVVTGGNLIRMFIISVIGTPIFLYSASYFANTITKLANDTGAVELVEGQRITWSTLEYPDIRFVLTELLQFKVLGFVLAAVWVALFVLYSKVMKNRAANEPVVSADAEWDMEPNEV from the coding sequence ATGGAAACTTTACAACAGATTATACAGAATGTATTAAATTTAGGATCTGCAGTTTTTATTCCCGCGTTAATGATACTGATTGGATTATTAGTCAAGATGAAATCAAAGGATGCAATTAGTGCAGGTATCACACTTGGAGTAGCTTTTATAGGGATGAACTTAGTTATTGGATTCATGATGAGTTCGTTGACTCCTGCTGCACAGGCGTTGGCTGAACGGACAGGCATTTCATTGACTGTCATTGATGGTGGGTGGACCTCCATGGCGACCCTATCATGGGCATGGCCATATGCTTTCTTAATGTTCCCGTTACAGTTACTGATTAATGGGATCATGCTTGCAGTAAATAAAACGAAAACACTGAACGTTGATTTATGGAATGTTTGGGGGAAAATCTTTACTGCAGTATTAATTGTTGGTGTGACAAATAATCTGTATCTTGCTTTTATCGGTGCTGCAATAACGATTGTGTTGGAATTATTGTACTCTGATATAAACCAGCCGGAAATCGAAAGATTAACAGGTATCCCTGGCGTAACTGTGTCACATGGAATGATGATGCTGGGGGCATTATTGATGCCTTTTGATTTATTGTTAAGAAAAATACCTGCTTTTAACAAAGAGATGGATGCAACAATGTTAAAAGAAAAAATTGGTATGTTTGGTGAGAATCATGTCATGGGATTCATCATCGGGTTTGTCTTAGCCCTTGCAGGCGGCTATTCGGTTGGAGCAGCCTTGATGTTAGGTATGCAAGCAGCGACAGCGATGACATTGTTCCCGATGGTTTCAAAACTGTTCATGCAGGCTCTATCCCCGATTTCTGAAGCGATGTCTGACTTTATGAAGAACAGATTTAAAGATCGCGAAATGTTTATCGGGCTGGACTGGCCAATTCTTGCAGGTAGCAGTGAAGTTTGGGTCATTATGATTCTTATGGTACCTGTTACCCTACTGTTTGCCTTCATTTTACCAGGAAATGCAGTTCTTCCATTCGCAGGGATCTTAAATGTTGGTATGGTTGCCCCAGCATTAGTCGTAACAGGCGGTAACTTGATTCGCATGTTCATAATCAGTGTCATTGGAACTCCAATTTTCTTATACTCAGCGTCTTATTTTGCTAATACCATTACAAAACTGGCAAATGATACCGGTGCAGTTGAACTTGTTGAAGGGCAAAGAATCACTTGGAGTACATTAGAGTATCCAGACATTCGCTTTGTATTAACGGAACTATTACAATTTAAAGTTCTAGGATTCGTTTTAGCAGCAGTATGGGTGGCATTGTTTGTACTCTATTCCAAAGTCATGAAAAATCGTGCAGCAAATGAACCAGTAGTATCTGCTGATGCGGAGTGGGATATGGAACCGAATGAAGTGTAA
- a CDS encoding dienelactone hydrolase family protein, whose amino-acid sequence METEMIYELSRPKNSIPGEKYPPLFVMHGMGSNEQNMLTLVDGLKDSFFIFSIRGPLTQGPGFAYFTIEGYGRPHRESFDGAIQKLTSFIDEATMEYQIDPKQVYLLGFSQGAIASMTLALTLGNKIKGVVALSGYIPHFVKEEYVNNPDNRLSVFISHGEYDQVLPYAWGEANAEHFTKVEVPVTFKSYPEGHTVSRKNLQDFESWILEDLSR is encoded by the coding sequence ATGGAAACAGAAATGATTTATGAACTGAGCCGTCCTAAGAATAGTATTCCTGGGGAAAAGTACCCCCCATTGTTTGTGATGCATGGTATGGGCAGCAATGAACAAAATATGCTGACACTTGTTGATGGTCTAAAGGATTCATTCTTTATTTTTAGTATAAGGGGGCCTTTGACCCAAGGGCCTGGATTTGCCTACTTTACCATTGAAGGCTATGGAAGACCCCACCGAGAATCTTTTGATGGCGCGATTCAGAAGCTGACTAGCTTTATTGATGAGGCAACAATGGAGTATCAAATAGATCCGAAGCAAGTATATTTATTAGGGTTTAGCCAAGGAGCCATTGCCTCAATGACCTTAGCACTCACTCTTGGAAATAAAATTAAAGGTGTTGTAGCGTTAAGTGGTTATATTCCTCATTTTGTGAAGGAAGAATACGTGAATAATCCTGATAACCGGCTATCTGTGTTTATATCACATGGAGAATATGACCAGGTCTTGCCATACGCGTGGGGAGAAGCAAATGCTGAACATTTTACTAAAGTAGAAGTTCCTGTAACATTCAAATCCTATCCTGAAGGACACACCGTATCCAGAAAAAATCTTCAGGACTTTGAATCCTGGATTTTGGAAGATTTATCAAGATAA
- a CDS encoding 1-phosphofructokinase family hexose kinase has protein sequence MIYTVTLNPAIDRLLFIGEELVKRKTNRIRKVTYDLGGKGLHGSYVMSKLKIDNLAMGLCGTNNKAALYNILAQKNIRHDFTEVADESTRECYIVLEEGISGSTMFTEKGLVVSEFQKRNLLEKIRQKVTRQDMVLIAGSLPQNYLISDLEELLYVLKDSGCFIACDLSGDALLKAVEVGVNFIKPNEFELQEIVSKNQSLAENLVALSERVDCVIASQGEKGSFCQYQGEQFQVIAPKVEEVNDTGAGDCFVGAFLSMFYLKKPIEECLSFASGCAASKVKNNDSTSFDIEDALDLQQEVTINRL, from the coding sequence ATGATCTATACAGTTACGTTAAACCCAGCGATAGATCGTTTACTGTTTATCGGTGAGGAACTTGTTAAAAGAAAAACAAACCGAATCAGAAAAGTAACCTACGATTTAGGTGGCAAAGGTCTCCATGGCTCTTACGTGATGAGTAAACTTAAGATCGATAACCTGGCAATGGGGTTGTGCGGGACAAATAACAAAGCAGCTTTATACAATATATTGGCACAAAAAAATATAAGGCACGATTTTACCGAGGTAGCTGATGAGTCTACAAGAGAGTGCTATATCGTATTAGAAGAGGGAATCAGCGGCAGTACGATGTTCACGGAGAAAGGACTTGTTGTCTCTGAGTTTCAAAAAAGAAATTTATTGGAGAAAATAAGGCAGAAGGTAACCAGACAAGACATGGTTCTGATAGCGGGCTCTCTTCCACAAAATTATCTTATCTCAGACTTAGAAGAGCTCTTGTATGTTTTGAAAGATAGTGGTTGCTTCATTGCTTGTGATTTATCTGGAGATGCTTTGCTAAAAGCAGTTGAAGTAGGCGTTAATTTTATCAAGCCAAATGAATTTGAATTACAGGAAATCGTCTCAAAAAATCAGAGTCTTGCGGAAAATTTAGTGGCGTTATCCGAAAGGGTCGACTGTGTGATAGCCTCACAAGGAGAAAAAGGCAGCTTTTGCCAATATCAGGGTGAACAATTTCAAGTCATTGCCCCCAAAGTTGAGGAAGTCAATGATACTGGTGCTGGTGATTGCTTTGTAGGGGCATTTCTATCCATGTTCTATCTTAAGAAGCCGATTGAAGAATGTTTAAGTTTTGCTAGCGGTTGTGCTGCAAGCAAGGTTAAGAACAATGATAGTACAAGTTTTGATATCGAAGATGCATTGGACTTACAACAGGAAGTAACGATAAATAGATTATAG
- a CDS encoding NADPH-dependent F420 reductase, with amino-acid sequence MTTITIFGQGNMGKAIGENFQAAGNVVSYIGKGEVADSVGDIVVLAVPYPALSSIVKENAEKLAGKVVIDITNPLDFDTFDSLVVPADSSAAAEVQKALPNSKVLKAFNTTFAGTLTSKTIGGSHQTTVLVAGDDAEAKSQVFAALEGSGLATLDAGSLKRARELEAVGFLQLTLAGSEKISWNGGFGLFN; translated from the coding sequence ATGACAACTATCACAATTTTTGGTCAAGGAAACATGGGTAAAGCAATCGGAGAGAACTTCCAAGCAGCAGGAAACGTTGTATCTTACATCGGCAAAGGTGAAGTAGCTGATTCAGTAGGAGATATCGTAGTATTGGCGGTTCCTTATCCAGCACTTTCTTCTATCGTGAAAGAAAATGCAGAAAAATTAGCAGGGAAAGTGGTTATTGATATTACAAACCCGCTTGACTTCGACACCTTTGACTCTTTGGTTGTTCCCGCTGACAGTTCAGCAGCAGCTGAAGTTCAAAAAGCTCTTCCGAACTCAAAAGTATTGAAGGCTTTTAATACAACATTTGCCGGAACTTTAACAAGCAAAACGATTGGTGGTTCCCACCAGACAACTGTTTTAGTTGCAGGTGACGATGCAGAAGCTAAGAGCCAGGTTTTCGCAGCACTGGAGGGTAGTGGCCTGGCAACTCTGGATGCTGGTTCTCTGAAGAGAGCACGTGAATTAGAAGCTGTAGGATTCCTCCAATTGACTCTGGCAGGATCTGAAAAGATCAGCTGGAATGGTGGATTCGGACTTTTCAATTAA
- a CDS encoding IS630 family transposase — MPPKENGAFVACMEDVLDVYELPYNPCQPVVCMDEKPYQLLGESREPLPMREGSDQKIDSEYVRQGTCSIFVFTEPLGGTRHVNVRTQRTAIDWAEEIQYLVDVSYPSVEKIILVLDNLNTHTIASLYKAFPPEEARRIARRLEVHFTPKHGSWLNIAEIELNVMNKQCLSRRIDNIETLGSELSAWERGRNARSAKIRWHFTNTEARTKMISLYPKTVLSNV; from the coding sequence ATCCCACCAAAAGAAAACGGAGCATTCGTAGCCTGCATGGAAGATGTCCTTGACGTCTATGAACTGCCATACAATCCTTGTCAGCCGGTCGTTTGTATGGACGAAAAACCTTATCAACTTCTGGGTGAATCAAGAGAACCCCTTCCCATGCGGGAAGGCAGTGACCAAAAAATTGATTCTGAATACGTGAGACAGGGAACCTGTAGCATCTTCGTCTTCACCGAACCACTTGGTGGAACCCGGCATGTGAACGTCCGCACGCAACGAACAGCAATAGATTGGGCCGAGGAGATTCAATACCTTGTAGACGTTAGTTATCCGTCTGTTGAGAAAATCATTTTGGTTCTGGATAACCTGAACACCCATACAATCGCTTCACTCTATAAAGCATTTCCGCCCGAAGAGGCACGGAGAATAGCTCGGCGCTTAGAAGTGCATTTCACACCAAAACATGGTAGTTGGTTGAATATTGCCGAAATAGAATTGAACGTGATGAACAAGCAATGTTTATCTCGTAGAATTGATAATATCGAGACGCTCGGTTCGGAGTTGTCTGCCTGGGAGCGAGGCCGGAATGCCCGATCAGCAAAAATCCGATGGCACTTTACAAATACTGAAGCACGGACAAAAATGATTTCTTTGTATCCTAAAACTGTTCTTTCGAACGTTTAA
- a CDS encoding helix-turn-helix domain-containing protein has protein sequence MGRNKKYVISLTDDEVRRLKSVLRKKTTTRTLKCRCQILLDLDEAHVKTLTHQQCAKSIGVCIATVHNVIKYYIDGGVENVLTVARSVNSDNARRKIDGRAEAKLIEMACGPAPEGRSRWTLRLLEEKAKVELEIPVGKDAIGRTLKKTNYDLTKNNIGASRQKKTQHS, from the coding sequence ATGGGCAGAAACAAGAAGTATGTTATCTCATTGACAGATGATGAAGTACGCAGATTAAAAAGTGTTTTGCGTAAGAAAACGACTACTCGAACCCTAAAATGCAGATGCCAAATTTTATTAGACCTCGATGAAGCACATGTGAAAACACTTACCCATCAACAATGTGCCAAATCTATCGGTGTTTGTATCGCGACTGTGCACAATGTAATCAAGTACTATATTGACGGCGGTGTTGAAAATGTTCTAACAGTCGCTAGAAGTGTCAATTCTGATAATGCCCGTAGGAAAATCGATGGACGCGCGGAAGCAAAACTCATTGAAATGGCCTGCGGCCCAGCCCCAGAAGGTCGTTCCAGATGGACCCTTCGCCTTCTGGAAGAGAAAGCAAAAGTTGAACTTGAAATTCCCGTTGGCAAAGATGCCATCGGAAGAACCTTAAAAAAAACGAATTACGACCTCACAAAAAACAATATTGGTGCATCCCGTCAAAAGAAAACGCAGCATTCGTAG
- a CDS encoding helix-turn-helix domain-containing protein — protein MGRNKKYVISLTDAEVRKLESVKRKKTTTKTIKCRCQILLDLDEAHGKPSTQQQCVKTIGVCYATVYNVIKYYVEGGIERVLYVSRSVNSDNARRKVDGRAEAKLIEIACGPAPDGRSRWTLRLLEEQAKVELVIPVGKDAIGRTLKKTNYDLTKNNTGASHQKKTEHS, from the coding sequence ATGGGCAGAAACAAGAAGTACGTTATCTCATTAACAGATGCTGAAGTCCGCAAATTGGAAAGCGTCAAGCGGAAGAAAACGACTACTAAGACCATAAAATGCAGATGCCAAATTTTATTAGACCTCGATGAAGCGCACGGGAAACCGTCCACCCAACAACAATGCGTCAAAACTATAGGTGTTTGTTACGCGACTGTTTACAATGTTATCAAGTACTATGTTGAGGGTGGTATTGAGAGAGTGCTTTACGTAAGCAGAAGTGTCAACTCGGACAATGCCCGTCGGAAAGTTGATGGACGTGCGGAAGCGAAACTTATTGAAATCGCCTGCGGCCCCGCTCCGGACGGCCGTTCCAGATGGACATTACGCCTTTTGGAAGAGCAAGCAAAAGTTGAGCTTGTCATTCCGGTAGGTAAGGATGCCATTGGAAGAACGTTAAAAAAAACGAATTACGACCTCACAAAAAACAATACTGGTGCATCCCACCAAAAGAAAACGGAGCATTCGTAG
- a CDS encoding class II aldolase/adducin family protein produces the protein MLYQQERERLAKIVRTMFDRFETNAAGGNVSVRMNDKHIIMTPTLMSQDHLCNLSPYQILVVDMDENVIEGDGRLTREINMHMACFNTHKDIGAVVHGHARESMVFATMGMEMPNLTEATQKFGRIPCLDFYPACSPELAEEVKSYVESLGDDVKSKAMLLKQHGVLVLDTTLNKAYDSLERLEYNAYIAYKSMVFDRLGIHSMEVAEYEYNLVE, from the coding sequence ATGTTATACCAACAAGAGAGAGAAAGATTAGCTAAGATTGTCAGAACAATGTTTGACAGATTTGAAACGAATGCGGCTGGAGGAAATGTCAGTGTGCGGATGAATGATAAACACATTATTATGACACCGACACTGATGTCACAAGATCATTTATGCAATCTTTCCCCTTATCAAATATTAGTTGTTGACATGGATGAAAACGTTATCGAAGGTGACGGTAGGCTGACACGCGAAATCAATATGCATATGGCTTGCTTTAATACACATAAAGATATCGGCGCTGTCGTACATGGTCACGCCAGAGAATCCATGGTATTTGCCACGATGGGAATGGAGATGCCAAATCTTACAGAGGCAACACAAAAATTCGGAAGAATTCCTTGTTTGGACTTCTATCCAGCATGTTCTCCCGAATTAGCCGAGGAAGTAAAGTCTTATGTTGAATCTCTGGGGGACGATGTAAAGTCCAAAGCAATGTTGCTAAAACAGCACGGGGTATTGGTTTTGGATACAACGCTTAATAAAGCTTACGATTCATTGGAAAGACTAGAATATAATGCTTATATCGCTTACAAATCCATGGTTTTTGATAGACTAGGAATCCATAGCATGGAAGTGGCAGAATACGAATATAATTTAGTGGAGTGA
- a CDS encoding YccF domain-containing protein, which yields MNFLMNLIWFVLGGFISFISWIVIGILWCLTIVGIPIGMQCFKFAVMAAVPFGREIRISESSTSLVLNIIWMLLGGLALAAEEVIMGVVFCMTVVGIPFGLQHFKHAKLALMPFGAEIYRVA from the coding sequence ATGAATTTCTTAATGAATCTGATTTGGTTTGTTTTGGGTGGTTTTATCAGTTTTATTTCTTGGATCGTTATCGGAATCCTGTGGTGCCTGACCATCGTCGGGATCCCTATCGGCATGCAGTGCTTTAAGTTCGCAGTGATGGCGGCTGTACCGTTCGGCAGGGAAATCCGCATCAGCGAAAGCAGCACGTCGTTAGTGTTGAATATAATCTGGATGCTGTTGGGGGGCTTAGCATTGGCAGCCGAAGAAGTCATCATGGGCGTCGTCTTCTGCATGACGGTCGTAGGCATTCCATTCGGGCTGCAGCACTTCAAACATGCCAAGTTGGCACTGATGCCGTTCGGCGCGGAAATCTATCGGGTTGCGTAA
- a CDS encoding IS630 family transposase, which produces MPSKENAAFVACMEDVLDVYELPYDPQHPVVCMDEKPYQLLGESREPLPMRKGSDQKIDSEYVREGTCSIFIFTEPLGGVRHVNVRKQRTSVDWAEEIQYLVDIGYPNVEKITLVLDNLNTHTLASLYRAFPPEEARRIARRLEIHFTPLHGSWLNIAEIELNVMTRQCLHRRIDDFEKLRSELAAWERERNTRSSKIRWHFTNNQAREKMASLYPKIEKSNI; this is translated from the coding sequence ATCCCGTCAAAAGAAAACGCAGCATTCGTAGCGTGCATGGAAGATGTCCTCGACGTGTATGAGTTACCTTACGATCCTCAACACCCAGTCGTTTGTATGGACGAAAAACCCTATCAACTTTTGGGTGAATCAAGGGAACCTCTTCCTATGCGAAAAGGCAGTGACCAAAAAATTGATTCTGAATATGTGCGAGAAGGCACTTGTAGCATTTTTATCTTCACTGAACCACTGGGTGGAGTCCGACACGTGAACGTACGTAAGCAACGAACGTCAGTAGATTGGGCCGAGGAGATTCAATACCTTGTAGATATTGGTTATCCCAATGTTGAAAAAATCACTTTAGTTCTGGATAATCTCAATACACATACACTCGCTTCACTCTACAGAGCATTTCCGCCCGAAGAGGCACGAAGGATAGCCCGCCGCTTAGAGATTCATTTCACGCCATTACATGGTAGTTGGTTGAATATTGCCGAAATAGAATTAAATGTTATGACCAGGCAATGTTTACATCGCAGAATTGATGATTTTGAAAAACTCCGTTCGGAGTTGGCTGCATGGGAGCGGGAACGGAATACCCGTTCATCAAAAATCCGTTGGCATTTTACAAATAATCAAGCGCGAGAAAAGATGGCTTCGTTGTATCCCAAAATTGAAAAATCAAATATTTGA
- the yghU gene encoding glutathione-dependent disulfide-bond oxidoreductase gives MTAYELPKVWQWEEENSNKVGNRPTAGSRFEQKLPAGEAPFQLYSLGTPNGIKVTIMFEELKALGVEGADYDLYTINIAEGDQFGSDFVEINPNSKIPALVDQSLSPRLEIFESGSILLYLAEKFEQLIPTDIHGRTETLNWLFWQIGAGPYVGGGFGHFFAYAPEPMQYPIDRFTMETKRQLDLLDKTLAERPYVAGDSYTIADIAIWSWYGRLALGKLYKGSYEFLNLDEYPHLLEWSKRIAERPGVQKGLAAKSQPLEK, from the coding sequence ATGACGGCATATGAATTACCAAAAGTGTGGCAGTGGGAAGAAGAGAATTCAAATAAAGTAGGCAACCGTCCAACAGCCGGCAGTCGTTTCGAACAAAAATTACCAGCCGGAGAGGCTCCGTTCCAACTCTATTCATTGGGAACACCGAATGGCATTAAAGTTACGATCATGTTCGAAGAACTGAAAGCATTGGGTGTAGAGGGCGCAGATTATGATTTGTACACCATTAATATTGCAGAAGGCGACCAATTTGGTTCGGATTTCGTTGAGATTAATCCTAACTCTAAAATTCCGGCGCTTGTGGATCAAAGTCTAAGTCCGCGTTTGGAAATTTTTGAATCAGGCTCCATTCTTCTATACTTAGCCGAGAAATTTGAGCAACTGATTCCGACTGATATCCATGGCCGGACCGAAACCCTTAATTGGTTATTCTGGCAAATAGGGGCAGGGCCCTATGTTGGGGGAGGATTTGGTCACTTTTTCGCCTATGCTCCCGAGCCTATGCAATACCCGATCGATCGCTTCACGATGGAGACGAAACGTCAGCTGGATTTGCTCGATAAAACTTTAGCGGAGCGTCCTTATGTGGCAGGCGATAGCTATACCATCGCGGATATTGCCATATGGTCTTGGTACGGTCGTTTAGCTTTAGGAAAACTATACAAAGGATCGTATGAATTCTTGAATCTGGATGAATACCCTCACCTCTTGGAATGGTCCAAACGTATCGCAGAACGACCAGGCGTTCAAAAAGGTCTGGCAGCGAAGTCTCAACCGCTTGAGAAGTAG